A genomic region of Marinobacter sp. NP-4(2019) contains the following coding sequences:
- a CDS encoding HD-GYP domain-containing protein — protein sequence MSNLVRIAPGALVVGKPLPWTVYDVEGNVLLRQGYVIQNDMQLEQLFDRGLFHPRKIEREQEEILEDTRQRNPFADYPVLLQTLEATLNAITSGDDSAEKRLLGLTRLIEKTCDEAPDASLALIHLYSVEPTIHEQVLFYAILCHFTGQTFGLDNKRTSLLTSAALVANLALVPVADQLNASRKILNGEQRAVIRKHPQRSVNALYAAGIRNPALFDIIAQHHEQSDGSGYPKGLSGTEIRAEAEILALAERYVAMITKRAYRERMTITDARKLVASLTDGQLRPAIPRALLAVLTEYPPGTLVRLANNEVGVVTQRPVRHLGPFVKAIISPRGNRYSGTFERDCSLLEFNIRAVEQPDIMPSMDFSLIWDWH from the coding sequence GTGTCGAATCTTGTCCGTATCGCACCCGGCGCCCTGGTGGTGGGTAAACCCCTGCCATGGACGGTATATGACGTTGAAGGTAACGTGCTGTTGCGCCAAGGCTACGTTATCCAGAATGACATGCAGCTTGAGCAGCTGTTTGACCGGGGATTGTTCCACCCCCGCAAGATTGAGCGTGAACAGGAGGAAATCCTCGAGGATACTCGTCAGCGTAATCCTTTTGCCGATTATCCGGTACTGTTACAGACTCTGGAAGCGACCCTGAACGCCATCACCTCTGGTGACGACAGCGCAGAAAAGCGCCTGCTCGGCCTGACCCGTCTGATTGAGAAAACCTGCGACGAAGCGCCGGATGCCTCTCTGGCATTGATCCATCTGTATTCCGTCGAACCCACCATTCACGAACAGGTTCTGTTCTACGCCATTCTCTGCCACTTCACCGGGCAGACATTCGGACTGGATAACAAACGCACTAGCCTGCTCACCAGCGCGGCCCTGGTCGCCAACCTGGCGCTGGTGCCTGTAGCCGATCAGTTAAACGCTTCCCGCAAAATCCTCAATGGAGAACAACGCGCGGTCATACGCAAGCATCCTCAACGCAGTGTCAACGCCCTGTATGCTGCTGGCATCCGAAATCCGGCCCTGTTCGACATCATTGCGCAACATCATGAGCAATCGGACGGCTCCGGATATCCGAAAGGGCTCAGCGGTACTGAAATTCGGGCGGAAGCGGAAATACTCGCGTTGGCTGAACGCTATGTGGCAATGATCACCAAACGGGCCTATCGGGAGCGGATGACCATTACCGATGCCCGCAAACTGGTCGCCAGTCTGACCGACGGTCAGTTACGTCCGGCCATCCCAAGGGCTCTACTGGCGGTACTGACAGAGTATCCGCCCGGCACCCTGGTGCGGCTCGCCAATAATGAGGTGGGTGTCGTGACCCAACGCCCTGTCCGCCACCTGGGTCCCTTTGTCAAAGCCATTATCAGCCCACGGGGCAACCGTTACAGCGGAACGTTTGAGCGGGACTGCAGCCTGCTCGAGTTCAACATCCGCGCTGTGGAGCAGCCCGACATCATGCCCTCCATGGATTTCAGCCTGATCTGGGACTGGCACTAG
- a CDS encoding EAL domain-containing protein, with the protein MSKSDPELNILLIEDDEDDYLITKDLLQDIAPVRTNLDWYSTASTGLEALKTRTYAAALVDLRLGPDSGLDLIRDAKRSGITTPVILLTGQGDEELDVRAVELGATDYLVKGMLDGHTLIRSIRYAIDRAIATESLANSEAHYRLLFENNPAPMCLMHPDTEQLHSMNRAARDLYQYDNDSVCSLSLDDLRTSHNQTDSLSSEDILLTKGARLESHQSNSGNRILVEIISRDIEINHQPLQLLMLTDITEQVESSRQLRLLKRSIESTTNGIVIANANAVDLPIIYVNPAFEHITGYSKEESLGQNCRFLQGTTADPFNDGALNEIREGLKKQSPVKVVLRNYRKDGIPFWNDLYLAPIPDNKGQVTHFIGVLNDISDRKSAEHQLAYNISHDVLTGLPNRALLEDRLTQACQFASRYGRKVAVLFVDLDGFKLINDSLGHRLGDKVLTEVGKRLAQMVRSGDTVARISGDEFIILLPDLAHTNDVLQVVEKLIRELSVPYRVNDHTLHLTASIGITTDDGDICTPMELLQQADMAMYRAKQLGKNTYQWYSTNLNAEANYRVRLRNQLQDAIDNDNLTLFYQPIIDARTGHPRSLEALVRWDHPELGLVSPADFVPLAEETGQIMGLGTRVLEQACRDTVHLHSKGFRHCSVAVNVSPVQLRKTGFTDIVKQALKASGLPPESLELEIVESAVLFDTDQVISTLRTICDLGVKVAIDDFGTGFSSLSYIKLLPASKIKIDRSFIKNVIKNRSDAAITQGVISMAHHLGLEVVAEGVETEAHAAFLRKHQCDLLQGFAYSKPIPFQQLLEYLHSHYNKTPLPYTGPDAAEEQRTLLLLDDEANILRALTRVLRRDGYRILSTTSVHEAFDLLAQNHVQVIISDQRMPEMSGTEFFSQVKALHPDTVRIVLSGYTDLKSVTDAINEGAIYKFLTKPWDDKQIREHIQQAFHYYALMQE; encoded by the coding sequence ATGAGTAAATCTGATCCTGAACTGAACATCCTCCTGATCGAGGACGACGAAGACGATTACCTGATCACAAAGGATCTGCTTCAAGACATCGCCCCCGTTCGCACAAACCTCGACTGGTACAGCACCGCCAGTACGGGACTTGAAGCACTGAAAACCAGAACCTATGCCGCAGCCCTGGTCGACTTACGCCTTGGCCCGGATTCAGGACTTGATCTTATTCGCGACGCCAAACGGTCGGGCATTACGACTCCAGTAATTCTGCTGACTGGTCAGGGCGACGAGGAGCTGGATGTCAGGGCGGTTGAGCTCGGTGCGACTGATTATCTGGTCAAAGGCATGCTGGATGGTCATACCCTGATCAGGAGCATCCGCTATGCCATTGATCGGGCGATAGCTACAGAAAGTCTTGCCAACAGTGAGGCTCACTATCGTTTGTTGTTCGAGAACAATCCGGCCCCGATGTGTCTGATGCACCCTGACACTGAGCAGTTGCATTCGATGAATCGCGCTGCCCGGGACCTTTATCAATACGACAACGATTCTGTATGCAGCCTGAGTCTTGACGACTTGAGAACCAGTCATAACCAAACGGATTCTCTGAGTTCGGAAGACATTTTATTAACCAAGGGGGCAAGACTGGAGAGCCACCAAAGCAACTCGGGCAACAGGATACTGGTTGAGATTATCAGCCGGGACATTGAAATCAACCATCAGCCTCTGCAACTTCTGATGCTCACCGACATCACGGAACAGGTTGAAAGTAGTCGCCAATTGCGCCTATTGAAGCGCAGTATTGAATCCACAACCAATGGTATCGTGATTGCGAATGCAAACGCTGTGGACTTACCCATTATTTACGTGAACCCGGCCTTTGAGCATATAACCGGCTACTCTAAGGAGGAATCTCTCGGACAAAACTGCCGCTTTCTCCAAGGGACCACCGCTGATCCTTTCAATGATGGTGCCTTGAATGAAATACGTGAGGGACTCAAAAAACAGAGCCCGGTTAAGGTTGTCCTACGCAACTATCGAAAGGACGGCATCCCGTTCTGGAACGATTTATACCTGGCACCAATTCCGGATAACAAAGGCCAGGTGACCCATTTCATTGGCGTCCTGAACGATATTTCGGACCGTAAGTCTGCAGAACATCAGTTGGCCTATAATATCAGCCATGATGTCCTGACAGGCCTCCCGAACCGCGCGCTACTGGAGGACCGGCTCACCCAGGCATGCCAGTTTGCGTCCCGATATGGCCGAAAAGTTGCCGTTCTGTTCGTCGACCTGGACGGCTTCAAACTGATAAACGATTCTCTTGGTCATCGTTTGGGTGACAAGGTATTGACCGAGGTCGGGAAGCGTCTGGCCCAAATGGTACGATCGGGAGATACCGTGGCGCGCATCAGCGGAGACGAATTCATTATCCTGCTTCCCGACCTCGCGCACACCAACGACGTATTGCAAGTTGTCGAAAAGCTTATCAGGGAACTCTCTGTTCCTTACAGGGTTAATGACCATACTCTTCACCTTACAGCCAGTATTGGCATCACCACCGATGACGGCGATATCTGCACCCCCATGGAGCTATTACAGCAAGCAGATATGGCAATGTATCGGGCCAAACAATTGGGAAAAAACACCTACCAATGGTATTCCACAAACCTGAATGCGGAGGCCAATTACCGAGTCAGGCTGAGAAATCAGCTGCAGGACGCTATCGATAACGACAACCTGACATTGTTCTATCAACCCATAATTGACGCGAGAACGGGTCATCCCAGATCGCTGGAAGCTCTGGTCCGCTGGGACCACCCGGAACTGGGGCTGGTTTCCCCTGCCGATTTTGTTCCTCTTGCGGAAGAGACCGGGCAAATTATGGGGTTGGGGACGAGGGTTCTGGAGCAAGCATGCCGCGATACCGTGCATTTGCACTCCAAGGGGTTCAGACACTGCAGCGTGGCAGTCAATGTATCACCGGTCCAGCTGCGCAAAACCGGATTTACCGATATCGTAAAGCAGGCTCTCAAAGCATCCGGACTCCCACCGGAAAGTCTGGAACTGGAGATCGTGGAATCCGCAGTACTGTTCGACACTGATCAGGTCATCAGCACGCTACGTACAATCTGTGATCTTGGCGTTAAGGTTGCAATTGACGACTTCGGAACCGGCTTTTCGAGTCTCAGCTATATCAAACTGCTTCCAGCAAGCAAGATCAAAATTGACCGGTCATTCATTAAAAACGTCATCAAGAACCGAAGCGACGCTGCTATTACACAGGGGGTCATTTCCATGGCCCACCACCTTGGCCTCGAAGTGGTAGCCGAGGGCGTAGAAACGGAAGCACATGCAGCATTTCTTCGGAAGCATCAATGCGATTTGCTACAGGGCTTTGCGTACTCTAAGCCAATACCATTTCAGCAACTTCTGGAATACCTGCACTCGCATTATAATAAAACACCACTTCCCTATACTGGACCAGACGCTGCAGAGGAGCAGAGAACGTTACTTCTTCTCGACGATGAAGCCAACATTCTCCGAGCACTAACCAGAGTCCTGCGACGCGATGGTTACCGGATACTATCGACGACCAGTGTGCATGAGGCTTTTGATCTGCTTGCCCAGAATCATGTACAGGTGATCATTTCGGATCAGCGAATGCCGGAGATGTCCGGCACCGAGTTCTTTAGCCAGGTCAAGGCACTCCATCCTGATACCGTGCGCATCGTGCTATCTGGCTACACCGACCTGAAATCCGTCACGGATGCCATCAACGAGGGAGCAATATACAAGTTCCTGACGAAGCCGTGGGATGACAAGCAGATAAGGGAACATATTCAGCAAGCCTTCCACTACTATGCTCTCATGCAGGAGTAG
- a CDS encoding response regulator, which translates to MNNQDVSPLVLVADDDPDDRLLIQDAFDERCKECHLCFVRDGDELMRFLNGEPGVVTPESCRGLPDLILLDLNMPLKDGRQALLEIKSDPSLRKVPTVVLTTSGAEEDIDECYERGANSYIIKPARYSELLDVAESLKKYWVDTVRLPGNADNHE; encoded by the coding sequence ATGAATAATCAGGATGTATCACCCTTAGTTCTCGTTGCAGACGACGATCCGGATGATCGCCTGCTGATACAGGATGCGTTTGATGAGCGGTGCAAAGAGTGCCACCTTTGCTTCGTGCGGGATGGTGACGAACTGATGCGGTTCCTCAACGGCGAACCCGGGGTTGTGACACCGGAATCCTGTCGTGGATTACCAGACCTGATCCTGCTCGACCTTAACATGCCCCTGAAAGATGGGCGACAAGCCCTGCTAGAGATCAAATCCGACCCAAGCCTGAGAAAAGTACCGACGGTGGTATTGACCACCTCCGGCGCCGAGGAAGATATCGATGAATGTTATGAGCGGGGAGCAAATTCTTACATCATAAAGCCGGCGCGGTACTCAGAATTGCTGGATGTTGCCGAATCATTGAAGAAATATTGGGTAGATACCGTCCGTCTACCCGGGAATGCGGATAATCATGAGTAA
- a CDS encoding PAS domain S-box protein: protein MVGVLGITITTITWYIMRLHASEHLQQRAETLAIQMQAAADSAVNLKLALFQRLAERFQLVDGLPSDHLWQQEVNSYFRDFPEIRLITILDQKMRPVKTESRSPDDRFWIHDFLGLPQNQAWLRHVSETNVTHLSTPEKDSPDTSYAVIAAPSAKLQNRSWLVVATMNLNEVFSELQQRRRGALELLVKSSGQTIFDSTDGARPEDSHSLATQDIYTHHDSEWQIEVFTTDRALHGDEFYLPPLILFTGLGLSFLMMLSHFFWRESAHHSRRLSTLNETLNRHLEKERHLRHTHERILEFSREILCSISHEGVFTAVSPACKTVLGYSPQELIGTRYDQLLLPEHKASAADEIRRLVTGENARTQDLKTRLRHKNGHTVTLAWTAEWSKDDDALFCVGRDVSNELAAEILTHEREQFFSLSPDMFCIVDLNSHFFEVNQSFVETLGYERNELLGTSYLKLIHKDDKHAVVEAVRSLVAGNIVNDLYVRALHRDGTERWLQINAILSADDLIYTVARDITEAQAIQEKLKESEALLRIAEQLAQVGAWIVDISSGKTLWSDAVCDIHEVPRGHLPDIEEAIHYYIPEHQQRIKEAVELCIKTGVPYDEELQIRTAMGRLRWVRTIGHAVKDAKGNITRLQGAFQDITGNRQATEQLRRYAERQATIFESITDSFFTLDKDWRFIYVNKRSEETLRRSREELLGRTIWEWFPEAIGSEFDDQYRYAMETGESVSFEAYYPPLRQWFEVSAYPSEEGLSVYYRSINERKEAQEKLETTLQELERSNRELQDFAFVASHDLQEPLRKIQAFSDRLISKSDRLTTQDQDYLKRMQSAAMRMQALILDLLSYSRVTTKAKPFVNCDTNQILQDVLQDMETTIARENAVLEISGLPPIHGDPTQIRQVLQNLVSNAVKFHPNNQPPRILVYAENETPDGWTLVVQDNGIGFDPKYVDKLFHPFQRLHQRQEYTGTGIGMAIVKKILDRHNASVEVESAPNAGTTFRIRFIANRKEALEKDE from the coding sequence CAGCGGGCCGAAACCCTGGCGATCCAGATGCAGGCTGCCGCTGATTCTGCTGTCAATCTCAAGTTGGCCCTGTTTCAGCGGTTGGCCGAGCGATTCCAGTTAGTGGATGGCCTGCCCTCTGATCACCTGTGGCAGCAGGAAGTGAATAGCTATTTTCGAGATTTTCCCGAGATTCGCCTGATCACCATACTCGACCAGAAAATGCGACCGGTAAAGACGGAGTCACGTTCGCCGGACGACCGCTTCTGGATCCATGACTTTCTGGGGTTACCACAAAATCAGGCCTGGCTGCGTCATGTGAGTGAAACCAACGTCACTCACCTTAGTACACCCGAAAAAGATTCGCCGGATACGTCGTATGCTGTCATTGCCGCTCCCTCCGCCAAGCTCCAAAACCGCTCCTGGCTGGTGGTTGCAACCATGAACCTCAATGAAGTCTTTAGCGAGCTGCAGCAAAGGAGAAGGGGGGCGTTGGAGTTACTCGTTAAATCCAGCGGGCAGACTATTTTCGATTCCACTGATGGGGCTCGTCCTGAAGACAGCCATTCGCTGGCGACACAGGATATCTACACCCACCATGACAGCGAATGGCAGATCGAAGTTTTCACAACAGACCGCGCATTGCATGGTGATGAATTCTATCTTCCTCCCTTGATTCTCTTTACCGGACTGGGGCTGAGTTTCCTGATGATGCTCAGCCACTTTTTCTGGCGTGAATCCGCCCACCACTCCCGGCGCCTGTCCACACTCAATGAGACACTGAATCGTCACCTGGAGAAAGAACGACATCTCAGACACACCCATGAAAGAATTTTGGAATTCTCCCGGGAAATCCTTTGTTCTATCAGTCACGAAGGTGTGTTCACTGCCGTCAGCCCTGCCTGTAAAACCGTTCTCGGCTATTCCCCCCAAGAGCTGATTGGCACCCGATACGATCAATTACTGCTGCCAGAGCACAAAGCGTCGGCTGCTGACGAAATCAGGCGACTGGTGACGGGTGAAAATGCAAGGACTCAAGATCTTAAAACTCGCCTGAGGCATAAGAACGGCCATACGGTTACACTTGCCTGGACAGCAGAATGGTCAAAGGATGACGATGCCCTGTTCTGCGTAGGTCGTGACGTCTCCAATGAACTGGCGGCGGAGATCCTCACTCACGAACGAGAACAATTCTTCTCTCTCTCCCCCGATATGTTCTGCATAGTAGACCTGAATAGTCACTTTTTTGAGGTGAACCAGAGTTTTGTGGAAACCCTGGGTTATGAAAGAAACGAGCTTTTGGGCACTTCCTACCTGAAACTTATCCACAAGGACGACAAACACGCCGTCGTTGAAGCAGTTCGGTCCCTCGTAGCAGGCAACATTGTTAATGACCTTTATGTTCGCGCTCTTCACAGAGATGGAACGGAGCGTTGGCTACAAATCAACGCCATCCTCAGTGCCGATGACCTGATCTACACCGTGGCACGGGACATCACAGAGGCTCAAGCCATTCAGGAAAAGCTCAAAGAAAGTGAAGCTCTACTTCGTATCGCGGAGCAATTGGCCCAGGTTGGTGCCTGGATTGTTGATATATCGTCCGGAAAGACCTTATGGTCTGATGCCGTGTGCGATATACACGAAGTTCCCAGAGGGCATCTGCCTGACATTGAAGAGGCTATCCACTATTACATTCCGGAACATCAGCAACGGATCAAGGAGGCTGTGGAGCTTTGCATCAAAACCGGCGTTCCATACGATGAAGAGCTGCAAATCCGCACCGCTATGGGGCGCCTTCGCTGGGTAAGAACAATTGGACACGCAGTGAAGGATGCGAAAGGCAACATTACCAGGCTACAAGGTGCATTTCAGGACATAACCGGAAATCGCCAGGCCACGGAACAACTTCGAAGATACGCAGAAAGACAAGCCACGATCTTCGAAAGCATCACCGACTCCTTCTTTACTCTGGATAAGGACTGGCGATTCATTTACGTAAACAAGCGTTCAGAAGAAACCCTGCGCAGAAGCCGCGAGGAACTTTTGGGCAGGACGATCTGGGAGTGGTTCCCCGAAGCCATCGGATCAGAATTCGATGACCAGTATCGATATGCCATGGAAACCGGGGAATCGGTCTCTTTCGAGGCCTACTACCCCCCCTTGAGGCAATGGTTCGAAGTCAGTGCATACCCGTCCGAAGAGGGCCTGTCCGTCTATTACCGTAGTATCAACGAACGCAAAGAAGCCCAGGAGAAACTCGAAACCACACTTCAGGAACTGGAGCGCAGTAACAGGGAACTCCAGGACTTTGCGTTTGTTGCCTCGCACGACCTTCAGGAGCCGCTGAGAAAAATTCAGGCATTCTCTGACCGCCTGATCAGTAAGTCGGATCGGTTAACCACTCAGGATCAGGACTACCTCAAGCGGATGCAGTCCGCCGCTATGCGAATGCAGGCGTTGATTCTCGATTTGCTGAGCTACTCCCGGGTAACAACCAAGGCCAAACCCTTCGTCAACTGCGATACCAACCAGATATTGCAGGATGTTCTCCAGGACATGGAGACAACGATTGCACGGGAAAACGCCGTACTGGAGATATCTGGCTTACCCCCGATTCACGGAGATCCGACGCAGATCCGCCAAGTGCTGCAGAACCTGGTGAGTAATGCTGTCAAATTTCATCCAAATAATCAGCCGCCGAGGATTCTGGTCTACGCTGAAAATGAGACACCGGACGGGTGGACACTGGTGGTTCAGGACAACGGTATAGGTTTTGACCCGAAGTATGTGGACAAGCTGTTTCACCCGTTCCAGAGGCTTCATCAAAGGCAAGAGTACACCGGCACAGGGATAGGCATGGCCATCGTCAAAAAAATACTGGATCGTCATAACGCATCGGTGGAAGTGGAAAGCGCCCCGAATGCTGGTACGACTTTCAGGATTCGGTTTATAGCGAACCGAAAGGAGGCCCTCGAAAAAGATGAATAA